The Candidatus Krumholzibacteriia bacterium genome has a segment encoding these proteins:
- a CDS encoding YegS/Rv2252/BmrU family lipid kinase — MAEDTLTLDPPDTETPETESQAEERAPEDEPKVVAFANPAAGKGAVRRRLVPLRERLVVLWPGLELYITDGPGHAARVLQGLPLPKGSLVIAIGGDGTVHEIGAALVKREGVAMGVVPFGSGNDVAAQLGMPRDPFASLEAIKNGTPLPWDVGSIGPHVFLNTVGFALSAETCYWSHRTGPLTGLARYALATLRAWWTHEPLTLGIDGMQHSGTWITTLIEVAIGDRSGGGFRLTARARVDDGLLDVCMVEALPRWQIPWLVPRARTGKHLDHPAVTYEQLSNFRIQLAHDTRVHVDGEVHQLTKGEHSVRIRSRALQLVVAPDHPRAIVARTFELGDDA; from the coding sequence CGATCCTCCGGATACGGAGACCCCCGAGACCGAGAGCCAGGCCGAGGAGCGCGCGCCGGAGGACGAGCCGAAGGTCGTCGCCTTCGCGAACCCCGCTGCGGGCAAGGGCGCGGTCCGGCGACGGCTGGTTCCCTTGCGCGAACGCCTGGTCGTGCTGTGGCCGGGTCTGGAACTCTACATCACCGATGGTCCGGGACACGCCGCGCGGGTGTTGCAGGGCCTGCCGCTCCCGAAGGGGTCGCTGGTGATCGCGATCGGTGGCGACGGCACGGTGCACGAGATCGGGGCCGCGCTGGTGAAGCGCGAGGGAGTCGCGATGGGCGTCGTCCCCTTCGGCTCGGGAAACGACGTCGCGGCACAGCTGGGCATGCCGCGGGACCCCTTCGCCAGTCTCGAAGCGATCAAGAACGGAACGCCGTTGCCGTGGGACGTGGGGTCGATCGGTCCACACGTGTTCCTCAACACGGTGGGCTTCGCGTTGAGCGCCGAGACCTGCTACTGGTCGCACCGGACCGGTCCGCTCACGGGACTGGCCCGGTACGCACTGGCCACGCTGCGCGCGTGGTGGACGCACGAACCGCTCACGCTCGGCATCGACGGCATGCAGCACTCCGGGACGTGGATCACCACGCTGATCGAGGTGGCGATCGGCGATCGCAGCGGGGGCGGCTTCCGTCTCACGGCGCGCGCCCGGGTCGACGACGGTCTGCTGGACGTCTGCATGGTGGAGGCCCTGCCTCGTTGGCAGATCCCGTGGCTCGTGCCGCGGGCCCGCACGGGCAAGCACCTGGACCACCCGGCGGTGACCTACGAGCAGCTGAGCAACTTCCGGATCCAGCTCGCACATGACACGCGCGTGCACGTCGACGGCGAGGTGCACCAGCTGACCAAGGGCGAGCACTCGGTCCGGATCCGGTCCCGCGCACTGCAACTGGTGGTCGCGCCCGACCATCCCCGCGCCATCGTGGCACGCACGTTCGAACTGGGCGACGACGCGTGA